The following are encoded together in the Lactuca sativa cultivar Salinas chromosome 1, Lsat_Salinas_v11, whole genome shotgun sequence genome:
- the LOC111895046 gene encoding disease resistance protein RPV1, translating to MVVLSELPEASSSSSSTHGHSSPTCGSSSSTDGQRYDVFLSFRGVDTRHSFTDHLHKALIHANINTFLDDEEIETGEDLKPELESAIKASRASIIVVSKNYASSTWCLDELVLILEQRMTSNHIVIPIFYHVEPTHVRKQQSSFGDAMAKHKQTMEAETNANKRSQWAQKMDRWNKALTQVADLKGNDVYGRLETEFIEEIVKDIHRRLHVPSRSVRQQLIGMDYEIKFITSWLKDGSSHTADILTITGIGGIGKTSLAKYIYDLYWHEFSTSSCIEDISRRCDGKFNGLLDIQKQLWDDISKKSSIQVHNVSAYTSKIENALTLKKVFIVLDDISTIDQLDALLGNKGFHPGSKIIITTKIRWITQSCALFKTNIKPKHVERFLKGLCRTESCQLLFSHAFMCNHPKAGYEEVLEKLVKYCQGHPLALKVLGKSLHNRDVAYWEGCIQGLKKETNSCINNVLRMSFDSLPSNNDKELFKHIACFFVGIDRDVTETILEACNINTRYGIINLIDRCLLSIGQNNELTMHQLVQEMGRFEVLQESLDKPWKRSRLWCHEESFKVLKKKKGKGNILGLTLDMRMVEKEKSGASFELKIDALSNMDNLMLLQLNYVHMNGSYENFPEELRCLCMHGYHLNSIPLNLPMGNLVALDMSYSNIESFVFCDSNPQRHEKRQKLSGSCLKHKRVLGSLKILNLSFCKQLRSLGDFDQLPALERLIVRNCIGLNEVCESIGQCVKLVLIDLSYCNKLEKIQKITSMLANVKIMFLEGCNLGESQIKIRDIDLPERLKANDIDVNTITSSSAFGGAIPSDLKFSAFSLPRSLVSLVLANNNLSNESFPMDFSCLSMLKHLYLDGNLIDSMPICVRTLPRLEILSMENCIKLKSVEHPPHTLRALLLSSSHRPSIEKLVLNRTTSLDRLSYNETNYRHWSYEIEGVVKIQAMVGVEEEVLRSLGWTNLDFRNDRRVKTNFWRSGIQTMHYEFGIFSTMYEAEEMPSWFRHRSAGPSIIFTIPSSPNCLRGFNFCSVQMLRVLDEDGSIHLSPKVTISNITKNRTWIYQCCLTRYSVCRECCVMLSHWMFGMNDMEGGDQVTITITGPYNELIKECGVRVLYADDDDGALGYYKSWNHIIGGDLSRFQRRTGEYILINWDSSIQFMNIFLPLVKIH from the exons ATGGTTGTTCTATCTGAACTTCCAGaagcatcttcatcttcttcatcaactCATGGCCATAGTTCACCAACTTGTGGCAGTAGTTCATCAACTGATGGCCAAAGATACGATGTATTTTTAAGTTTTAGAGGTGTTGACACTCGTCATAGTTTCACTGATCACCTTCATAAGGCCCTCATTCATGCCAATATCAATACCTTTTTGGATGATGAAGAGATTGAAACAGGGGAAGATTTGAAACCGGAATTGGAGAGTGCAATTAAGGCATCTCGGGCTTCTATTATAGTGGTGTCTAAGAATTACGCTTCTTCAACATGGTGTCTCGATGAATTGGTGCTGATCCTTGAGCAGCGTATGACATCCAACCATATTGTCATCCCAATCTTCTATCATGTGGAGCCAACCCATGTCAGGAAGCAGCAAAGTAGCTTTGGAGATGCAATGGCTAAGCATAAACAAACAATGGAGGCAGAGACAAATGCAAATAAAAGAAGTCAATGGGCTCAAAAGATGGACCGGTGGAATAAAGCACTTACACAAGTTGCTGATTTAAAAGGGAATGATGTTTATGGAAG GCTAGAGACGGAatttattgaagaaattgtgaagGACATCCACCGTAGGTTACATGTACCCTCAAGGAGTGTTCGGCAACAACTTATTGGGATGGACTATGAGATTAAGTTCATAACTTCATGGTTGAAAGATGGATCCTCACATACGGCAGACATACTCACTATTACGGGAATCGGCGGGATCGGGAAGACATCTTTAGCCAAATATATCTATGACCTATATTGGCATGAATTCAGCACAAGCAGTTGTATTGAAGATATCAGTAGGAGATGTGATGGAAAGTTTAATGGGCTGCTTGATATACAAAAGCAACTTTGGGATGACATTTCAAAAAAAAGTTCAATTCAAGTTCATAATGTTTCAGCATACACCTCAAAGATAGAGAATGCATTAACCCTTAAAAAGGTCTTTATAGTTCTTGATGATATCAGTACTATTGATCAGTTGGATGCATTACTCGGAAACAAAGGTTTTCATCCCGGAAGCAAAATTATAATAACAACAAAGATAAGATGGATAACACAAAGTTGTGCACTATTCAAAACAAATATTAAACCCAAGCATGTAGAACGCTTCCTTAAAGGCTTATGTAGGACTGAATCATGCCAACTTTTGTTTTCCCATGCATTCATGTGCAACCATCCCAAGGCAGGTTATGAAGAGGTGTTAGAGAAGCTTGTGAAGTATTGCCAAGGACATCCATTGGCTCTCAAAGTTTTGGGCAAGTCGCTACATAATCGAGATGTAGCTTACTGGGAAGGGTGCATACAAGGGctaaaaaaagaaacaaattcCTGTATAAATAATGTCTTGAGAATGAGCTTTGATTCTTTGCCATCTAACAATGATAAGGAATTGTTTAAGCATATTGCTTGTTTTTTTGTTGGAATAGATAGAGATGTTACCGAAACAATATTAGAGGCATGCAATATAAACACGAGATACGGAATCATTAATCTCATTGACAGATGCCTTCTTAGTATAGGACAAAATAATGAATTGACGATGCATCAGTTGGTTCAAGAGATGGGAAGATTCGAAGTACTTCAAGAATCACTTGACAAGCCATGGAAGCGCAGTCGATTATGGTGTCATGAGGAGTCGTTCAAAGtattaaagaaaaaaaag GGTAAGGGAAATATTCTAGGCCTTACCTTGGACATGCGAATGGTTGAGAAAGAGAAGTCAGGTGCATCATTTGAGTTGAAAATAGATGCGTTGAGTAACATGGATAATCTGATGCTGCTACAACTCAATTATGTGCACATGAATGGTTCTTATGAAAACTTTCCGGAAGAATTAAGATGCTTATGCATGCATGGGTACCATTTAAATTCTATACCTTTAAATTTACCAATGGGGAATCTGGTTGCTCTTGACATGTCATATAGCAATATTGAATCATTTGTCTTTTGTGATAGTAATCCACAACGACATGAAAAGAGACAAAAG TTAAGCGGATCATGCTTAAAACACAAAAGGGTACTTGGATCATTGAAGATTCTTAATTTAAGTTTCTGTAAACAACTTCGTagtcttggtgactttgaccAACTCCCTGCTCTTGAGAGGTTAATAGTTAGAAATTGCATTGGTTTGAATGAGGTTTGTGAATCAATTGGGCAATGTGTTAAACTTGTCTTAATCGATCTGAGCTACTGCAACAAGCttgaaaaaattcaaaaaatcacaAGCATGTTAGCGAATGTTAAAATAATGTTCCTAGAGGGTTGTAATCTTGGGGAATCACAGATCAAGATTAGGGATATTGATCTACCAGAAAGGCTCAAGGCTAACGACATTGACGTAAATACAATAACCTCTTCCTCTGCCTTTGGGGGTGCTATACCAAGTGATTTGAAGTTCTCTGCATTTTCTTTACCTAGGTCTTTAGTAAGTTTGGTACTTGCAAATAATAATTTGTCCAATGAATCCTTTCCCATGGACTTCAGTTGCCTATCCATGTTAAAGCATTTATATTTAGACGGAAATCTTATCGATTCCATGCCCATTTGTGTGAGAACCCTTCCCAGGCTTGAGATACTTAGTATGGAGAATTGTATAAAATTAAAGTCAGTTGAGCATCCTCCACATACACTAAGAGCGTTGCTCCTCAGTTCTTCTCATAGGCCGTCTATAGAAAAATTGGTATTAAATCGAACAACATCCCTAGACAGATTATCATATAACGAAACAAATTACAGACATTGGTCATATGAAATAGAAGGTGTGGTCAAAATCCAAGCAATGGTGGGTGTTGAGGAAGAGGTATTGCGTAGCTTGGGATGGACTAATTTAGACTTCCGTAACGACAGGCGTGTGAAAACTAATTTTTGGAGATCTGGAATCCAG ACGATGCATTATGAATTTGGAATATTTAGCACAATGTATGAGGCGGAGGAGATGCCGAGTTGGTTTAGGCATAGAAGCGCGGGGCCATCAATAATATTTACCATCCCATCATCTCCAAACTGCCTTAGAGGATTCAACTTCTGCTCTGTGCAGATGTTGCGAGTTCTAGATGAGGATGGAAGTATCCATCTTTCGCCAAAGGTCACAATTAGTAATATAACAAAGAATCGCACATGGATATACCAATGTTGCTTGACCAGATATAGTGTATGTCGAGAGTGTTGCGTGATGTTAAGTCATTGGATGTTTGGAATGAATGACATGGAAGGTGGTGACCAGGTTACTATTACTATTACAGGGCCATATAATGAACTTATAAAGGAGTGTGGGGTGAGAGTCTTGTatgctgatgatgatgatggtgcaTTGGGTTACTACAAGTCATGGAATCACATCATTGGTGGAGATCTCTCTCGTTTTCAAAGAAGAACAGGAGAATACATCCTAATCAACTGGGATTCTAGTATCCAGTTTATGAATATTTTCTTGCCGTTAGTCAAAATTCATTAG
- the LOC111895063 gene encoding uncharacterized protein LOC111895063, whose amino-acid sequence MAKQFDWLTDTYNRGKGIVMFFLNHTHALAFFRDNSKLQLLKVVQTRFASHYILLKRITKCREALATTIVINSWREWVNKADEHTRLLANRVADTIKDEDFWDDIVHILAVTKPIFYMVKFCDGEGPKMAEIYERRDNMMGQIKEAMTMTDNKFSMYYNKVEEIVLERWDKMTIPLHCLGFALNPKYYDKHYLANLAPGGMKRNPPNEDRESEEEEKQLREQFATFHMKKGIYSLAGTQADAVTMDAIDWWATYGVETLDLADMANESSRNRLVALQLRGIGNLTKSDPTKNGTSIRKVITLNVQVLV is encoded by the exons ATGGCAAAGCAATTTGACTGGCTGACCGATACATATAACAGAGGGAAGGGTATTGTCATGTTTTTTTTAAACCACACACACGCCTTAGCTTTCTTTAGAGACAACTCGAAATTGCAATTGTTGAAGGTTGTACAAACACGATTTGCATCACATTACATATTGTTGAAAAGAATAACCAAGTGTAGGGAAGCACTTGCTACTACTATTGTCATAAACTCGTGGCGGGAATGGGTCAACAAGGCGGATGAGCACACTCGGCTACTTGCTAATAGAGTGGCAGATACAATTAAAGATGAAGATTTTTGGGATGATATTGTTCACATTTTGGCTGTCACAAAACCTATCTTTTACATGGTAAAGTTTTGTGATGGTGAAGGTCCGAAAATGGCAGAAATATATGAACGAAGGGACAATATGATGGGTCAAATCAAAGAGGCTATGACTATGACGGACAATAAATTCTCAATGTATTACAATAAAGTTGAAGAAATTGTGCTCGAAAGGTGGGACAAGATGACTATCCCCCTCCATTGTTTAGGATTTGCTTTAAATCCTAAATATTATGACAAGCATTATCTTGCAAATTTGGCACCAGGAGGCATGAAAAGAAATCCTCCCAATGAAGACAGAGAA agtgaagaagaagagaaacaGTTGAGAGAGCAATTTGCAACCTTTCACATGAAGAAAGGAATTTATTCATTGGCCGGGACACAAGCCGATGCGGTGACTATGGATGCGATTGATTGGTGGGCAACATATGGAGTGGAGACTCTGGATTTGGCGGACATGGCAAACGAATCCTCTCGCAACCGATTAGTAGCTCTTCAACTGAGAGGAATTGGA AATCTTACAAAGTCGGACCCAACAAAAAATGGGACATCAATCCGGAAAGTGATCACATTGAATGTTCAAGTGCTCGTCTAA